A DNA window from Archocentrus centrarchus isolate MPI-CPG fArcCen1 chromosome 15, fArcCen1, whole genome shotgun sequence contains the following coding sequences:
- the mertka gene encoding tyrosine-protein kinase Mer, which translates to MAKKSAKPSWVVFFSIAITMAILVWSPISAQPSRSRFHQPTRTSEPLVIPRHVPRMYLSPEELRQLYFKPTIGPIQLSEGHEAKLNCSIDIPDTRLDPVILWVKDGKDLSANIQVGMNELKSIADGVLTLLSTVIIKQVQRVDAGEYRCRLIISNMLVESDPISIRVEGLPTFVKQPEDKNVTRNTPFTLSCEAVGPPGPVHIHWYRNGSPYPEVYNSPSNFSVAGVDKYTRFSCEANNTKGITTSREAHINIKVLPSPVSDITVTERQSSKLMLSWSPGLDGFSPLTKCQIRVKEVSRRKGEVTTTRFVNVTVPPFHNEVPGLQAMTRYNMSVSCSNEVGASPITMWVQSNTTEGVPSVYPRNVSVQLNDSNLVISWKPPPSDKINGILRGYDVIVRYGTKEKKVHSLTTWAHVPVQEFNTTYSVEVAACTQAGSGTVSPRVELFVPEDKSIIRPSSIPETTVPHPVRVILIVILTIPIVLIILWGARCLQKRTFDSCFRQLCGNEEKLQPVIQYTPQRSYNRSAIGITLGNLGISSELQAKLQDVMVMRNWLSVGKVLGEGEFGSVVEGHFRQPDGSSEKVAVKTMKLDSFSQREIEEFLNEAACMKDFNHPNVIKLLGVCLEVGSGNFPKPMVILPFMKHGDLHSFLLRSRHTESPMFLPTQTLLKFMVDIASGMEYLSGRNFLHRDLAARNCMLRDDMTVCVADFGLSKKIYSGDYYRQGRIAKMPVKWIALESLADRVFTVKSDVWAFGITMWEIATRGMTPYPGVQNHEIYDYLVEGHRLKQPPDCLDELYEIMYSCWRADPLDRPFFPQLREMLEKLTEKLPESSSRDDIIYINTSFPEEDPDGEALQTDPLVLSSSPSCSRVAAQNTVVTADIHDTVEDVEDGARDRYVVVISSTAPLRSATVDTPLLSNDSLSQANGNTDTPAMDCSSHDPSFLL; encoded by the exons ATGGCAAAGAAATCAGCAAAACCCAGCtgggtagtttttttttctatagctATAACGATGGCAATACTCGTGTGGAGTCCGATCAGCG CTCAACCTTCCAGGAGTCGCTTTCACCAGCCAACCCGGACCTCGGAGCCTCTTGTGATACCTCGCCATGTTCCTAGGATGTATCTGAGCCCAGAAGAGCTCAGACAACTGTACTTCAAGCCCACCATAGGCCCCATTCAGCTGTCAGAGGGCCATGAAGCCAAACTGAACTGTTCCATTGACATTCCTGATACCAGACTGGACCCTGTCATCCTCTGGGTGAAGGATGGTAAGGACCTGTCTGCAAACATCCAGGTGGGGATGAATGAGCTCAAGTCCATAGCAGATGGGGTCTTAACTCTCCTCTCCACTGTCAT AATTAAACAAGTGCAGAGAGTGGATGCTGGAGAGTATCGTTGCCGACTGATTATCAGCAATATGTTGGTAGAGTCTGATCCAATCAGTATTAGAGTAGAAG GTCTACCAACATTTGTCAAGCAACCAGAGGACAAGAACGTAACAAGAAATACACCTTTCACCCTGTCATGTGAGGCGGTGGGCCCGCCAGGCCCCGTTCATATCCACTGGTACCGTAATGGATCACCTTATCCTGAGGTTTACAACTCTCCCAGCAACTTCTCTGTGGCAG GTGTGGACAAATACACTCGCTTCAGCTGTGAAGCGAACAACACAAAGGGCATCACCACATCCAGAGAAGCACATATCAACATTAAAG TTCTTCCCAGTCCCGTGTCTGATATTACTGTGACGGAGAGGCAATCCAGTAAGTTGATGTTGAGCTGGAGCCCTGGACTTGATGGCTTCTCTCCACTCACCAAATGCCAAATCAGA GTTAAAGAGGTGAGCCGGAGAAAAGGGGAAGTGACGACCACCAGATTCGTCAACGTCACAGTGCCGCCTTTCCACAATGAAGTCCCTGGGCTGCAGGCTATGACGCGGTACAACATGAGTGTTTCCTGCAGCAATGAGGTGGGGGCCTCTCCTATCACCATGTGGGTCCAGAGCAACACCACAGAAGGAG TGCCATCAGTTTATCCCCGAAATGTCAGTGTACAGCTGAACGATTCAAACCTGGTGATCAGCTGGAAGCCTCCGCCCAGTGACAAGATAAATGGCATCCTACGTGGTTATGATGTCATTGTCAGATATGgcacaaaagagaaaaag GTCCACAGTCTTACCACTTGGGCACATGTACCTGTGCAGGAATTCAACACAACATACAGTGTGGAGGTGGCTGCATGTACGCAGGCAGGAAGTGGCACGGTCAGCCCACGGGTTGAACTGTTTGTGCCAGAGGACA AATCCATCATACGCCCTTCATCCATCCCTGAGACAACGGTTCCACATCCTGTCCGGGTTATACTGATCGTGATACTTACCATCCCTATTGTGCTGATCATCCTCTGGGGGGCTCGCTGTTTACAGAAAAGGACTTTTGACTCCTGTTTTAG GCAGCTGTGtggaaatgaagaaaagctGCAGCCTGTCATACAGTACACGCCGCAGAGGTCCTACAATCGATCAGCCATAGGAATCACAC TTGGGAACCTTGGGATTAGTAGTGAACTCCAGGCCAAACTTCAGGATGTGATGGTAATGAGGAATTGGCTCTCAGTGGGGAAAGTTCTTGGAGAGG GTGAGTTTGGTTCAGTGGTGGAAGGACATTTTAGACAACCAGATGGCTCTTCAGAAAAAGTTGCCGTGAAGACAATGAAAT TGGACAGTTTTTCTCAAAGGGAGATCGAAGAGTTCCTGAATGAGGCCGCCTGCATGAAAGATTTCAACCATCCTAATGTCATCAAACTGCTCG GCGTATGCTTGGAAGTAGGCTCAGGAAACTTTCCTAAACCCATGGTCATTCTCCCATTCATGAAACACGGAGATCTGCATAGCTTTCTGCTGCGTTCACGCCATACGGAGAGTCCAATG TTCTTGCCCACTCAAACGCTCCTGAAGTTCATGGTTGACATCGCCTCAGGTATGGAGTATCTCAGTGGTCGTAACTTTCTGCATCGGGACCTGGCGGCACGCAACTGCAT GCTGCGTGATGACATGACAGTGTGTGTAGCAGATTTTGGATTATCTAAGAAGATCTACAGTGGTGATTATTACAGGCAGGGCAGAATTGCCAAAATGCCTGTAAAATGGATTGCATTAGAGAGTCTGGCAGACAGAGTTTTTACTGTAAAGAGTGACGTG TGGGCATTTGGCATCACCATGTGGGAAATTGCTACACGAGGCATGACACCATACCCTGGAGTCCAGAACCATGAAATTTATGACTATCTAGTTGAAGGacacagactgaagcagcccCCTGACTGTTTGGATGAACT GTATGAAATCATGTACAGCTGCTGGAGAGCCGATCCGCTAGACCGACCCTTCTTTCCCCAGCTGCGAGAGATGTTGGAAAAGCTCACAGAAAAGCTTCCAGAGTCTTCCAGCAGGGATGATATCATTTATATCAACACCAGCTTTCCAGAGGAAGACCCTGATGGAGAAGCACTTCAAACAGACCCTCTCGTGTTAAGCTCCTCACCTTCCTGCAGCCGTGTGGCAGCACAAAATACAGTAGTTACCGCGGACATTCACGACACCGTGGAGGATGTGGAGGATGGGGCCAGAGATCGTTATGTGGTGGTGATCTCCTCTACTGCTC